A region from the Perca fluviatilis chromosome 16, GENO_Pfluv_1.0, whole genome shotgun sequence genome encodes:
- the puraa gene encoding purine-rich element binding protein Aa, protein MADRDSGSEQGGAATGPGFGPVNPATGGAGSASGLQHETQELASKRVDIQNKRFYLDVKQNAKGRFLKIAEVGAGGNKSRLTLSMSVAVEFRDYLGDFIEHYAQLGPSNPALVQDEPRRALKSEFLVRENRKYYMDLKENQRGRFLRIRQTVNRGPGLGSTQGQTIALPAQGLIEFRDALAKLIDDYGVEDEPAELPEGSSLTVDNKRFFFDVGSNKYGVFMRVSEVKPTYRNSITVPYKVWSKFGITFSKYAEEMKKIQEKQREKRACEMQQQEEMQADDGDED, encoded by the coding sequence ATGGCGGACAGAGACAGTGGTAGTGAGCAGGGAGGAGCAGCCACGGGCCCAGGCTTCGGTCCCGTGAACCCAGCGACAGGAGGGGCGGGCTCGGCTTCCGGGCTCCAGCATGAGACACAAGAGCTGGCGTCGAAGCGGGTTGACATCCAAAACAAACGCTTCTATTTGGACGTTAAGCAGAACGCGAAAGGCCGCTTCTTGAAGATAGCAGAAGTCGGGGCCGGTGGAAACAAGAGCCGCCTCACTCTCTCCATGTCTGTGGCGGTCGAGTTCCGTGACTACTTGGGGGACTTCATCGAACATTATGCCCAGCTGGGTCCGAGCAACCCGGCGCTGGTACAAGACGAACCCAGGCGAGCACTCAAAAGCGAGTTCTTGGTCCGAGAAAATCGGAAATACTATATGGATCTGAAAGAGAACCAGAGGGGACGGTTTCTGAGGATTCGACAGACCGTTAACCGGGGGCCCGGTTTGGGATCCACGCAAGGCCAGACGattgctttgcctgcccagggACTTATTGAGTTTCGTGACGCTTTGGCTAAACTTATTGACGATTACGGTGTAGAGGACGAACCTGCAGAGTTGCCAGAAGGATCATCATTGACTGTGGACAACAAACGGTTTTTCTTCGACGTCGGATCCAATAAGTATGGTGTGTTCATGAGGGTAAGCGAGGTGAAGCCAACGTACCGCAACTCAATTACGGTGCCCTACAAAGTGTGGTCCAAATTTGGGATTACTTTCTCTAAATATGCCGAGGAGATGAAGAAGATCCAGGAGAAACAGCGGGAGAAAAGGGCATGCGAGATGCAGCAACAAGAGGAGATGCAGGCGGACGATGGAGACGAGGATTGA
- the LOC120544431 gene encoding LOW QUALITY PROTEIN: SH2 domain-containing protein 4A-like (The sequence of the model RefSeq protein was modified relative to this genomic sequence to represent the inferred CDS: deleted 1 base in 1 codon): MLQQILKDMYIDPDVLNALNEDQKKTLFLKMRQEQVRRWKEREEKVEREGGDAECKRTKPKQANSKNVSWLLGRDGDVAVIVIGEVDELSSKFICSGLGEKKAQSLQNNANHQTILKSRKTTEPVRTERENLPPETQPGISLNLKGKCGETSTLLPLPPESKSASATEEKSVPQSSICSRPPMRASPVNVRPSSANAAPGSVNTRPGLANLRLATDAQSPSPSSAVKIDSGTTKGGLHSQEPHKPQESQGGKDIGASEASRRAALVQAGIRSTPTREGGRVAQLMKTFSAESTTTPTQTPSRSIKPPLPTKPSHLRLTTTPTVR; this comes from the exons ATGCTGCAGCAGATTTTAAAGGACATGTACATCGACCCTGATGTGCTGAATGCTCTTAATGAGGACCAGAAAAAGACTCTGTTCCTGAAGATGCGCCAGGAGCAGGTGCGGCGCTGGAAAGAACGGGAGGAGAAagtagagagagaagggggggacGCCGAGTGCAAGCGAACAAAGCCAAAACAAG ccAACAGCAAGAATGTGAGCTGGCTTCTCGGCCGGGATGGAGATGTGGCGGTCATTGTGATCGGGGAGGTGGATGAGCTGAGCTCCAAATTCATCTGCTCAGGACTTGGAGAAAAGAAGGCGCAGAGTCTTCAGAACAATGCAAA CCACCAAACCATCTTGAAGAGCAGAAAAACCACAGAACCTGTCAGAACTGAGAGAGAGAACCTTCCTCCTGAAACACAACCTGGAATTTCACTGAATTTAAAG GGGAAGTGTGGGGAGACGAGCACGTTACTCCCTCTGCCG CCTGAGTCGAAGTCAGCCAGTGCGACTGAGGAGAAGTCAGTTCCCCAGTCCTCCATCTGCTCCAGGCCTCCCATGAGAGCTAGCCCTGTCAATGTGAGACCATCTTCTGCAAATGCAGCACCAGGCTCTGTCAACACGAGACCTGGCCTGGCAAATCTGAGGCTGGCCACCGATGCACAATCCCCTTCCCCCAGCAGCGCTGTCAAAATAGACTCTGGAACAACCAAAGGTGGCCTGCACTCACAGGAACCTCACAAGCCCCAGGAATCACAGGGTGGGAAAG ATATTGGTGCATCAGAAGCATCTCGGAGGGCTGCCTTGGTGCAGGCCGGT ATCAGGAGCACACCAACTCGCGAGGGCGGCCGGGTAGCTCAGCTGATGAAAACCTTCAGTGCCGAAAGCACTACAACCCCCACACAGACCCCCTCTCGCAGCATCAAGCCTCCTCTCCCCACCAAGCCTAGCCACTTGCGTCTAACGACCACACCTACTGTCAGGTAA